The proteins below come from a single Lactobacillus johnsonii genomic window:
- a CDS encoding AAA family ATPase yields the protein MTFFVVGPDDRGFFKKQRTTWEFEDALNQASDGDNILIKRDYQFPLEDQNYVINKSLNISGEDNTFILGGFIIKNGAQVKLNNLTLRHYQDKNNCLQVTNNSQLIATHVSVVNDATTGQNYPIIYVDDGATAQFDDLYVKKDKLGDGAHRIYVEKGNVEIKNSTLNCKITATEANLTLQNTTLSYGESNVLSLYSNTVATLQNVTVTGGVKEKDYPCIFSSESILNITSSIIKEPNYSGALYLQKAAQAKVENSIIDSLYLYNQSKIDVGNTSRIVESIIIEDHSALTGETLLLDGRDNGKINIFAKGESNIKLDWIGLAFESSPNIKIEDNVTFNVPEVYVLKFDSTNDEYDLDENNQYTIVKDNLQNDIEYFTTQKKESNSKQANKAEKDQKDLQKGPQKSGMQQLDEMIGLETVKQQVKEFIAVTVLNKKREEKGLNTSSQTLHSLFLGNPGTGKTTVARIVGHVLYEKGVIAEDKLIETSRADLVAGYVGQTAEKTRKVLESALGGILFVDEAYTLASGGQNDFGKEAIDEILKFMEDHRSNIMIIFAGYTNDMEKFLETNPGLRSRIPNKFDFEDYTVDEMVQIGLFSLKKQQYHVNPSSYADLLKNNLSKDNDNSNGRWVRNLNDKIIKKQAVRVALTDSYSEEDLINITDADLDAVRL from the coding sequence ATGACGTTTTTTGTAGTTGGACCAGATGATCGAGGTTTTTTCAAAAAGCAGCGTACTACCTGGGAATTTGAAGATGCATTAAATCAAGCTTCAGATGGGGACAATATTCTGATTAAAAGAGATTATCAGTTTCCACTTGAGGATCAAAATTATGTAATTAACAAGAGTCTAAATATTTCTGGTGAAGATAATACTTTTATTTTAGGCGGCTTTATCATTAAAAATGGCGCCCAGGTAAAATTAAATAATCTGACTCTGAGACACTATCAAGATAAGAATAATTGTCTTCAAGTAACAAATAACAGTCAATTAATTGCGACACATGTTTCGGTCGTTAATGACGCTACGACTGGTCAAAATTATCCAATTATTTATGTAGATGATGGTGCTACTGCTCAATTTGATGATTTGTACGTTAAAAAGGATAAACTTGGTGACGGTGCACATAGAATTTATGTTGAAAAAGGGAATGTAGAGATAAAGAATAGTACTCTTAATTGTAAAATTACTGCTACTGAAGCAAATTTAACTCTTCAGAATACTACGCTTAGCTATGGTGAAAGTAATGTCCTTAGTTTATATTCGAATACTGTTGCTACATTACAGAATGTAACTGTAACGGGTGGAGTAAAAGAAAAAGATTATCCTTGCATTTTTAGTAGTGAATCTATTCTCAATATTACCTCTTCAATTATTAAAGAACCTAATTATTCTGGGGCCCTTTATTTACAAAAAGCTGCTCAGGCAAAAGTAGAAAATTCAATAATTGATTCTTTATATCTCTATAATCAAAGTAAGATAGATGTAGGAAATACAAGTAGAATTGTTGAGTCAATTATTATAGAAGATCATAGTGCTTTAACTGGAGAAACTCTTTTACTTGATGGTAGAGATAATGGGAAAATTAACATTTTTGCTAAAGGTGAAAGTAATATAAAGCTAGACTGGATTGGTCTAGCTTTTGAAAGTTCACCTAATATTAAAATTGAAGATAATGTAACTTTTAATGTCCCTGAAGTTTATGTATTGAAATTTGATTCTACTAATGATGAGTATGATTTGGATGAAAATAATCAATACACAATAGTAAAAGATAATTTACAAAACGATATTGAGTACTTTACTACCCAGAAAAAAGAATCTAACTCTAAGCAGGCAAATAAAGCAGAAAAAGACCAAAAGGATCTACAAAAAGGTCCTCAAAAATCAGGTATGCAGCAGCTTGATGAAATGATCGGTCTAGAAACGGTAAAGCAACAAGTTAAAGAATTTATTGCAGTCACTGTTTTAAATAAAAAACGTGAAGAGAAAGGTTTAAATACTAGTTCTCAAACGTTGCACTCATTGTTTTTAGGAAATCCAGGAACTGGAAAAACAACAGTTGCTCGTATTGTTGGCCATGTTCTATATGAAAAAGGCGTAATAGCTGAAGATAAATTAATTGAGACATCTCGAGCTGATTTAGTAGCAGGATATGTTGGTCAAACAGCTGAAAAAACTAGAAAAGTTCTTGAATCAGCTTTAGGTGGGATCTTGTTTGTTGATGAAGCATATACCTTAGCTAGTGGTGGTCAGAATGATTTCGGTAAAGAAGCAATTGATGAAATATTAAAGTTTATGGAAGATCATCGCTCTAATATTATGATTATCTTTGCTGGTTATACTAACGATATGGAGAAGTTTTTAGAAACAAACCCAGGATTACGTAGTCGTATTCCGAATAAATTTGATTTTGAAGATTATACAGTTGATGAAATGGTTCAAATTGGATTGTTTTCTCTAAAGAAACAACAATATCATGTAAATCCTTCAAGTTATGCAGACTTATTGAAGAATAATTTAAGTAAGGATAACGATAACAGTAATGGGCGTTGGGTCAGAAATTTAAATGATAAGATTATAAAGAAACAAGCAGTACGCGTAGCCCTGACTGATAGTTATTCAGAGGAAGACTTGATAAATATTACTGATGCCGATTTAGATGCTGTTAGACTTTAA
- the nadE gene encoding ammonia-dependent NAD(+) synthetase, whose product MRPLQEKIVAYEHVLPEIDPKKEIRKSIDFLKDYLKENPFLKTYVLGISGGQDSTLTGKLCQMAIEEMREETGNKSYQFIAVRLPYGVQADASDAADAIAFQKPDQDLIVNIKEPVDAMVKVVEATGQKITDFNKGNIKARQRMVVQYAIAGANNGAVVGTDHAAENFSGFYTKYGDGAADITPLFRLDKRQGKAMLKELGCPKHLYEKAPTADLEEDRPDLPDEVALGVTYKDVDDYLEGKDVSEEAAEQIEKLWKKSEHKRHLPVTIFDDFYKQN is encoded by the coding sequence ATGCGTCCATTACAAGAAAAAATTGTTGCGTATGAACATGTGTTACCAGAAATTGACCCTAAAAAAGAAATTAGAAAGTCTATTGACTTTTTAAAAGATTATTTGAAGGAAAATCCTTTTTTGAAGACTTATGTTTTAGGGATCTCTGGTGGTCAAGATTCAACTTTAACTGGTAAACTCTGCCAAATGGCAATTGAAGAAATGCGTGAAGAAACTGGGAATAAGTCTTACCAGTTTATTGCTGTTCGTCTACCTTATGGCGTTCAAGCAGATGCAAGTGATGCCGCCGATGCAATTGCTTTTCAAAAGCCTGATCAAGATCTAATTGTTAATATTAAAGAACCAGTTGATGCAATGGTAAAAGTAGTTGAAGCAACTGGTCAAAAAATTACTGACTTTAATAAAGGAAATATCAAAGCTCGTCAAAGAATGGTAGTTCAATATGCAATTGCTGGTGCCAATAATGGAGCTGTTGTAGGTACTGATCATGCGGCAGAAAACTTCTCTGGTTTTTACACTAAATATGGTGACGGTGCTGCTGATATTACCCCATTATTTAGACTAGATAAGCGTCAAGGCAAGGCAATGCTTAAGGAACTTGGATGTCCTAAGCACTTATATGAAAAGGCACCAACTGCTGATTTAGAAGAAGATCGTCCAGACTTACCTGATGAAGTAGCATTAGGAGTAACTTACAAAGATGTTGACGATTACTTAGAAGGTAAAGATGTGAGTGAAGAAGCAGCTGAACAGATTGAAAAGTTGTGGAAAAAGAGTGAACATAAGCGTCATTTGCCAGTAACTATTTTTGATGATTTCTATAAGCAAAATTAG
- a CDS encoding nicotinate phosphoribosyltransferase, whose protein sequence is MFYPQVDQDDSLILHTDLYEINMMYTYFKKGISERNSVFEVFFRKEPFGNGYAVNAGLSHVIQYLNNLRFNESDLEYLKETCDYDDDFIDYLRNLELKLTIRSAREGELVFANEPIMQVEGPLAQAQLVETAILNIINFQTLIATKAARIKVAVGNDGLMEFGSRRAQETDAAIWGTRAAYIGGFDATSNVRAGKLFDIPVAGTHAHSLVEAFNNEYDAFKAYAETHKDCVFLVDTYDTLRSGVPTAIKVAKEMGDKINFQGVRIDSGDMAYISKKVRKQLDDAGFPDAKIYASNDLDEKTIQNLKMQGAKIDVWGIGTKLIIAFDQPALGGVYKLVAIEDKEGKMRDTLKISSNAEKVSTPGKKQVWRIQANSEKKNEGDWVSRYDEDPRKFDALFMFHPQYTYINKVVTDYTARPLLQEIFHEGKLVYKEPTLKETKEFAANNLDGLWDEYKRSLNPQDYPVDLSQKLYDNKMSLINDIRSRIVKRGY, encoded by the coding sequence ATGTTTTACCCACAAGTTGATCAAGATGATTCATTAATTTTACATACTGATTTGTATGAAATTAATATGATGTATACCTATTTTAAAAAGGGAATAAGTGAAAGAAATTCTGTATTTGAAGTGTTCTTTAGAAAAGAACCTTTTGGCAATGGCTACGCAGTTAATGCTGGTTTAAGTCATGTTATTCAATACCTAAATAATCTTCGTTTTAATGAAAGTGATTTAGAGTATCTCAAGGAAACTTGTGACTACGATGATGACTTTATCGATTATTTACGTAATTTAGAATTGAAGTTAACCATTCGAAGTGCTCGAGAAGGTGAATTAGTTTTTGCCAATGAACCGATTATGCAGGTTGAAGGACCGTTAGCTCAAGCACAATTAGTTGAAACTGCAATTTTAAACATTATTAATTTCCAAACTTTGATTGCTACTAAGGCGGCTAGAATTAAGGTCGCTGTTGGTAATGATGGTTTAATGGAATTTGGCTCACGTCGTGCACAAGAAACCGATGCAGCTATTTGGGGAACACGGGCAGCATACATTGGTGGCTTTGACGCTACTAGTAATGTTAGAGCAGGAAAATTATTCGATATTCCTGTCGCTGGTACTCATGCTCACTCTTTGGTTGAAGCATTTAATAATGAATATGATGCTTTTAAAGCATATGCTGAGACTCATAAGGACTGTGTATTCTTAGTTGATACCTATGACACTTTAAGAAGTGGTGTGCCAACTGCTATTAAAGTTGCTAAAGAAATGGGCGACAAGATTAATTTCCAAGGGGTTCGAATTGACTCAGGCGATATGGCTTATATCTCTAAGAAAGTGCGTAAGCAATTAGATGATGCTGGTTTCCCGGATGCAAAAATTTATGCTTCAAATGATTTAGATGAAAAGACTATTCAAAACCTTAAGATGCAAGGTGCAAAAATTGATGTTTGGGGAATCGGTACTAAATTAATTATAGCCTTTGATCAACCTGCTCTAGGTGGGGTATATAAGTTAGTAGCAATTGAAGATAAAGAAGGCAAGATGCGCGATACTTTGAAAATTTCTTCAAATGCTGAAAAAGTATCTACTCCAGGTAAAAAGCAGGTATGGCGGATTCAAGCAAACTCTGAGAAGAAAAATGAGGGTGATTGGGTATCACGCTATGATGAAGATCCAAGAAAATTTGATGCGCTTTTTATGTTCCATCCGCAATACACTTACATTAATAAGGTCGTTACTGATTATACTGCTCGTCCTTTACTACAAGAAATTTTCCATGAAGGAAAACTTGTTTATAAAGAACCTACTCTTAAAGAAACAAAAGAATTCGCAGCTAATAACTTAGACGGATTATGGGACGAATATAAACGTAGTTTGAATCCACAAGATTATCCAGTGGACTTATCCCAAAAGCTATATGATAACAAGATGAGCTTAATTAATGATATTCGTAGTCGAATTGTGAAAAGAGGATATTAA
- a CDS encoding glycosyltransferase family 2 protein, with product MENYHKSKILAILIGILPLIFEFSSNIWKGDNGFFIVSAAYGLILLLLALSVPLEDLDQWFLEKTLSLLSVFLALAVVLNNLDIFPLSEIGALYQLTIISYMGILYFLDRHFNAKNLVLLLLNLNILAQLSIKAGTLLILIISVLTFVFYLIRVVVTFSEQLRPFLLCVYLIVLLISLVWYVPELPDFVLKNLSWSIGSIILLIEIIGSIFYLKVKGHLRPTSHLIVGIIIFLIINEISMLVAESNVLNTSYLVLIFILSLSIVNIFGNISLGKKQVKISVLIPAYNSAKTIVEALESIKNQTYQNWEIILINDGSQDETEEILRRYLGNTKLPLKYTKQTHHNYFKAIRHGLKYASGEIIFVLDADKILFNQNVFYRAVSTILGEKCDGMFVGIRAMYQRLKDGKFHLVRPYYRNEVSLIKTALGLGKNIYTNYAFWRRETFETSVYENYLINGMPVWYNAENNLGLRVVNGNFVGLKYRVSKKVNLGDNSLKQNNSKTLFELSTNLRTLHHIVSRINVPAYSTQATLYNLINRLHIASLYPSIFKQGQTSLKEITPLVVKNIKDSELDNVYLKTIVDFRNNFDPQKTAKIVIPKGTKIYWGTEIDEFSNKLSKNMLDQFYYDLMKIISQGTTIYKIKKDDQKKLEQILDFFTIRDYVRIISN from the coding sequence GTGGAAAATTATCATAAAAGCAAGATTTTAGCAATTTTAATTGGAATTCTCCCTTTAATTTTTGAATTTAGTAGCAATATTTGGAAGGGTGATAATGGCTTTTTCATTGTTAGTGCTGCTTATGGATTAATATTGCTCTTATTAGCTTTATCAGTTCCTCTTGAAGATTTAGATCAATGGTTTTTAGAAAAAACTTTGAGTCTTCTTTCAGTTTTTTTAGCGTTAGCAGTGGTTCTAAATAATCTTGATATCTTCCCTTTATCAGAAATTGGTGCTTTATATCAATTGACAATTATCTCTTACATGGGGATTTTATATTTTTTAGATCGACACTTTAATGCAAAGAACTTAGTATTACTATTACTTAATTTAAATATTTTAGCTCAATTATCAATCAAAGCAGGTACTTTGCTAATTTTAATTATTTCAGTTTTGACTTTTGTCTTTTATCTGATTAGAGTTGTGGTTACTTTTAGTGAACAATTACGTCCTTTTTTATTGTGTGTTTACTTGATTGTTCTACTTATTTCTCTAGTTTGGTATGTACCTGAATTGCCTGATTTTGTTTTAAAAAATCTTTCTTGGAGTATTGGTTCAATCATCTTATTAATAGAAATAATTGGATCAATATTTTATTTGAAAGTTAAGGGTCATTTAAGGCCTACTAGTCATCTAATTGTCGGGATAATAATATTTTTAATTATTAACGAAATAAGTATGCTTGTTGCTGAGTCAAATGTGCTTAATACGAGTTATTTAGTTTTAATCTTTATTTTGTCTTTATCTATTGTTAATATCTTTGGAAATATTAGTTTAGGGAAGAAACAAGTAAAAATTTCTGTCCTCATCCCGGCTTATAACAGCGCAAAGACGATTGTTGAAGCCCTAGAATCAATAAAAAATCAAACCTATCAAAATTGGGAGATTATTTTAATTAATGATGGATCACAGGACGAAACAGAAGAAATTTTAAGACGATACTTAGGAAATACAAAACTACCTCTTAAATATACTAAGCAAACTCATCATAATTATTTTAAGGCTATTAGACACGGACTGAAGTATGCGAGTGGAGAAATAATTTTTGTTTTAGATGCCGATAAAATTCTATTCAATCAAAATGTTTTTTACCGTGCTGTTAGCACGATTCTTGGTGAAAAATGTGACGGAATGTTTGTTGGAATTAGAGCTATGTATCAGCGCTTAAAAGATGGTAAATTTCATTTAGTTAGACCTTATTATCGAAACGAAGTTAGTCTAATAAAAACCGCCCTGGGACTTGGAAAAAATATTTATACTAATTATGCTTTTTGGCGAAGAGAGACATTTGAGACCAGCGTATATGAAAATTATTTAATTAATGGGATGCCCGTTTGGTATAATGCAGAAAATAATTTAGGATTAAGAGTAGTAAATGGTAATTTTGTTGGATTAAAATATCGGGTTTCCAAAAAAGTAAATTTAGGTGATAATTCTCTAAAACAAAATAATTCTAAAACTTTATTTGAATTATCTACAAATTTGAGGACTTTGCATCATATTGTAAGCCGGATAAATGTGCCGGCCTATTCCACACAAGCGACTTTATACAATTTAATTAATCGGCTTCATATTGCTTCTTTATATCCATCAATTTTTAAACAAGGCCAAACTTCTTTAAAGGAAATCACGCCTCTAGTTGTTAAAAATATTAAAGATTCTGAATTGGATAATGTATATTTGAAAACAATTGTTGATTTTAGAAATAATTTTGACCCTCAAAAAACTGCAAAAATTGTTATTCCCAAAGGTACAAAAATATATTGGGGAACAGAAATTGATGAGTTTAGTAATAAGTTGTCAAAAAATATGTTAGATCAGTTTTATTACGATTTAATGAAAATAATTAGTCAAGGAACTACTATTTACAAAATTAAAAAAGATGATCAGAAAAAGTTAGAACAGATCCTAGATTTTTTTACAATTAGGGATTATGTAAGAATAATAAGTAATTAA
- a CDS encoding glycosyltransferase: MKVLHINAGLEKGGGRSHIVNLLTEAKRQNVDFELLTLADGPVAKAAKKAKIKTTILGAQSRYDLSVLKRLTRFINEGNFDIVHTHGARANLFVSMIKKQIKAKWIITVHSDPLKDFEGRGMIGNIFTKLNIMALKKADGIFAITQNFSNLLVEKVGIPKTKICVIYNGIFFHQNKDVPKKYAHPYFNIINVGRAEKVKGQDLLLKAIKNLNDQNIRLHIVGDGSELNNLRALARDLGISSQVTFHGFLTHQETRKLYQKMDLAVLTSYSESFPLVLLEASDNLVPILSTDVGDIEKMIPNEEYGFVAKIGDIDSISEKIRQATARSKTDLMAMAEKEKTYLMHAFSMKNQLVAIENYYKLVLGENSGKLS, translated from the coding sequence ATGAAAGTTTTACATATTAATGCTGGTTTAGAAAAAGGTGGGGGACGGTCTCATATTGTTAATTTGTTGACAGAAGCAAAAAGACAAAATGTGGATTTTGAGCTTTTAACTTTAGCAGATGGACCTGTAGCAAAAGCTGCTAAAAAAGCAAAAATTAAAACAACCATTTTAGGAGCACAAAGCCGTTATGACCTAAGTGTTTTAAAGCGTCTTACGAGGTTTATCAATGAGGGGAATTTTGATATAGTCCATACTCATGGAGCAAGAGCTAATCTGTTTGTCTCAATGATTAAAAAGCAAATCAAAGCAAAGTGGATTATTACCGTTCATTCTGATCCTTTAAAGGATTTTGAAGGTCGAGGAATGATTGGAAATATTTTTACTAAATTAAATATCATGGCTTTAAAAAAAGCAGATGGTATCTTTGCAATTACCCAGAACTTTTCTAACCTTCTAGTTGAAAAAGTAGGTATTCCGAAAACAAAAATTTGCGTAATTTATAATGGGATTTTTTTCCATCAAAATAAGGATGTTCCTAAAAAATATGCTCATCCCTATTTCAATATTATTAATGTTGGTCGAGCTGAAAAAGTTAAGGGACAAGATTTGCTTTTAAAGGCAATAAAAAATCTCAATGATCAAAATATTCGCTTGCATATTGTAGGCGATGGCAGTGAATTAAATAATTTAAGAGCATTAGCACGAGACTTAGGAATTAGTTCGCAAGTAACTTTTCATGGTTTTTTGACTCATCAAGAGACTAGAAAGTTATATCAAAAGATGGATTTGGCAGTTTTAACATCTTATTCAGAAAGTTTCCCCCTTGTCTTATTAGAGGCTAGTGATAATTTAGTACCAATTTTGTCAACTGATGTTGGTGATATTGAGAAGATGATTCCTAATGAAGAGTATGGTTTTGTTGCTAAAATTGGAGATATAGACAGCATTAGTGAAAAAATAAGACAAGCTACGGCTAGGAGCAAGACAGATCTCATGGCTATGGCTGAAAAAGAAAAGACATATCTGATGCACGCTTTTTCAATGAAAAACCAATTAGTAGCAATCGAAAATTATTACAAACTTGTTTTAGGTGAAAATAGTGGAAAATTATCATAA
- a CDS encoding WecB/TagA/CpsF family glycosyltransferase: MSKVNILGIEFDNYSLEEFKDRLISRLNNMLSTMVVTANPEIVMAANKDPKFMNLITKNADLITPDGIGIVLGGKILKKPLKERVTGYDLFTWLLQVGNLRKLRVYLIGAKPEVMRITKEKIAREYPGIELVGAEDGYFKDDLKTVAKRIEESSPDMVFAAIGFPRQEELISILRQAKVPAIMMGVGGSFDVFSGVVKRAPEVFQKTHLEWFYRLITNPTRFKRMLALPEFVVEVEKSKKENKGKN, encoded by the coding sequence ATGAGTAAAGTTAATATTTTAGGAATTGAATTTGATAACTATTCTTTAGAAGAATTTAAAGATAGATTGATTAGTAGGTTAAATAATATGTTATCAACCATGGTAGTAACAGCTAATCCCGAAATTGTAATGGCAGCTAATAAAGATCCAAAATTTATGAACCTTATTACTAAGAATGCGGATTTGATTACACCTGATGGAATTGGAATTGTCTTAGGTGGAAAAATATTAAAAAAACCGCTTAAAGAACGAGTAACAGGGTATGATCTATTTACTTGGCTGCTACAGGTAGGAAACTTAAGAAAATTGCGAGTATATTTAATTGGTGCAAAGCCTGAAGTAATGCGAATTACCAAAGAAAAGATTGCTCGTGAGTATCCAGGAATTGAATTAGTCGGAGCAGAAGATGGCTATTTTAAGGATGATCTAAAGACGGTAGCTAAAAGAATTGAAGAATCAAGTCCTGATATGGTTTTTGCAGCAATTGGTTTTCCAAGACAAGAAGAGCTGATCTCCATCCTACGTCAGGCAAAAGTGCCTGCAATTATGATGGGAGTGGGCGGAAGTTTTGATGTTTTTTCTGGCGTAGTCAAACGTGCTCCAGAAGTATTTCAAAAAACGCATCTTGAATGGTTCTATCGCTTAATTACTAATCCAACTCGTTTTAAGCGCATGCTCGCATTGCCAGAATTTGTAGTTGAAGTTGAAAAATCAAAGAAAGAAAATAAGGGAAAGAATTAA
- the tagD gene encoding glycerol-3-phosphate cytidylyltransferase: protein MKKIITYGTFDLLHYGHIRLLKRARALGDYLIVGLSTDEFNEFSKHKQAYNSYAERKYILEAIRYVDKVIPEENWDQKINDVQKYDIDTFVMGNDWEGKFDFLKPYCKVEYLERTPGISTTQIKKDLK, encoded by the coding sequence ATGAAAAAAATTATTACCTACGGAACCTTTGATCTACTGCATTATGGTCACATTCGTCTTCTAAAAAGAGCTCGCGCCTTAGGCGATTATTTAATCGTAGGTCTGTCAACAGACGAATTTAATGAATTTAGCAAACACAAGCAAGCCTATAATAGCTATGCTGAAAGAAAATATATTCTAGAAGCAATTAGATATGTAGATAAAGTTATTCCAGAAGAAAACTGGGATCAAAAAATTAATGATGTACAAAAATATGATATTGATACTTTCGTAATGGGTAATGACTGGGAAGGAAAATTCGATTTTCTAAAACCTTATTGTAAAGTTGAATACCTTGAAAGAACTCCTGGAATTTCTACGACACAAATCAAAAAAGACTTGAAATAA
- a CDS encoding GntR family transcriptional regulator gives MQEPMYIKIHNQIKRDIENKKYKVGERIPAERQLASKFNVSRMTLRQAIKTLEDEGILERRLGSGTYVSSQKVQEKMSGIMSFTDITRSNGQVPSSKLLSYRITKPSLSEKEKLKIQDTDNVLRMERVRFADNVPICYEVATIPYELVSRFSKDEISSSLYQTLEEKGGYKIGSVVENIGAAVANENEARLLSVKKGEPLVTRRQVTELSNHYPFEYVRASYVAERFEFTFEK, from the coding sequence ATGCAAGAACCGATGTACATTAAAATTCACAACCAAATAAAGCGTGATATTGAAAATAAAAAATATAAAGTTGGAGAGCGGATCCCTGCTGAGCGGCAATTAGCTTCAAAATTCAATGTTTCTAGAATGACATTGCGCCAAGCAATTAAGACATTAGAAGACGAAGGAATCCTAGAGAGACGCTTAGGTAGTGGAACCTATGTCTCTAGTCAAAAGGTTCAAGAGAAAATGTCTGGGATCATGAGTTTTACCGATATAACTCGTTCTAATGGCCAGGTTCCTTCTAGTAAATTACTATCTTATCGTATAACGAAGCCATCGTTATCTGAAAAAGAAAAGCTAAAAATTCAAGATACAGATAACGTATTAAGAATGGAACGTGTTCGTTTTGCAGATAATGTGCCGATTTGTTATGAAGTGGCTACAATTCCTTATGAATTAGTTTCCCGTTTTTCTAAAGATGAAATTTCAAGTAGTTTATATCAAACGCTTGAAGAAAAGGGTGGCTATAAGATTGGGAGCGTTGTAGAAAATATTGGTGCAGCTGTTGCTAATGAAAATGAGGCTCGTTTATTGTCAGTTAAAAAGGGGGAGCCATTAGTAACTAGACGCCAGGTGACTGAACTCAGTAATCATTATCCTTTTGAATATGTTCGTGCATCATATGTGGCCGAAAGATTTGAATTTACATTTGAAAAATAA
- a CDS encoding rhodanese-like domain-containing protein has product MINITTNQLAEILAQDSNINLYDLRTPIEFASGHIPDSHNLPFEELKYFNDPKNETYYFICRSGDLSHHVCQLLKSKGYNNLINISDGILNWKGKIQSIN; this is encoded by the coding sequence ATGATTAACATTACTACAAATCAATTAGCAGAAATTTTAGCACAAGATTCTAACATCAATTTATATGATTTACGAACACCAATTGAATTTGCATCAGGTCATATTCCTGATAGTCATAATCTTCCTTTTGAAGAATTAAAATACTTCAATGATCCTAAAAATGAGACCTACTATTTTATTTGTCGGTCTGGCGATCTTTCACATCATGTATGCCAACTTTTAAAATCTAAAGGTTATAATAATTTAATTAACATTTCTGATGGTATCCTTAACTGGAAAGGTAAAATACAAAGTATAAACTAA